One genomic window of Actinoalloteichus hoggarensis includes the following:
- a CDS encoding MerR family transcriptional regulator, producing the protein MRPIDLAREHGLSAQAIRNYEEAGALPAAGRGETGYRRYTPRHAQALRAFLALRGGHGYQQALEIMRAVHRDDADAAYRLIDAAHVALLAERDTRAGVAAALNGLTTTPPRPIDGRPLTVGELARRLGVHPATLRAWEARGILHPERDRATGYRRYGPDCVRDAEIARQLRRGGCPPAQVARFLDSLREAGGGEPLAVFLRSWQDRLTARSRDLLAGASMLDGYLVMLEQPGAANPAGAAGAATKQAGDSRRPPLDPPPS; encoded by the coding sequence CTGCGGCCGATCGACCTCGCCCGGGAGCACGGGCTGTCCGCGCAGGCGATCCGCAACTACGAGGAAGCGGGCGCCCTCCCCGCCGCCGGACGCGGTGAGACGGGATACCGGCGTTACACGCCCCGGCATGCCCAGGCTCTTCGCGCCTTCCTCGCGTTGCGCGGCGGCCACGGATATCAGCAGGCACTGGAGATCATGCGCGCCGTCCACCGGGACGACGCCGACGCCGCCTATCGCCTCATCGACGCCGCGCACGTCGCACTGCTCGCCGAGCGCGACACCCGCGCCGGGGTCGCGGCCGCGTTGAACGGCCTGACCACCACACCGCCCCGGCCGATCGACGGCCGACCGCTGACCGTGGGCGAGCTGGCCCGCAGGCTCGGCGTGCACCCGGCGACACTGCGTGCCTGGGAGGCCCGGGGCATCCTGCACCCCGAACGCGACCGCGCGACGGGCTACCGCAGGTACGGCCCCGACTGCGTGCGCGACGCGGAGATCGCGCGGCAACTCCGCCGAGGCGGCTGTCCGCCGGCTCAGGTCGCCCGGTTCCTCGACTCGCTGCGCGAGGCGGGCGGCGGGGAGCCGTTGGCGGTCTTCCTCCGCTCCTGGCAGGACCGGCTGACCGCCCGCAGCCGCGACCTGCTCGCGGGCGCGAGCATGCTCGACGGCTACCTGGTCATGCTCGAGCAGCCGGGAGCGGCGAACCCGGCGGGAGCAGCGGGAGCGGCGACGAAGCAGGCAGGCGACAGCCGCAGGCCGCCACTCGATCCCCCGCCGTCGTGA
- a CDS encoding serine hydrolase domain-containing protein, with protein MGPNRRRLVGIAGAVTLALGVAVAPPAAVAQDEHAATQAALDLYREVGGPGAAVYAGDVESAWTLTSGTAKIGQQRPITTTDHFRHGSQSKTFTAAVVMQLVDEGLVALDTPIETYLPGVVTDNYDGGVITTRQLLAHTSGMVRDPRDARPSPDGTFELAELVRSAMDEPPQDAPGASVRYSNVGYLVLGLLIEELTGKPVGDVITERIIEPLGLEGTSFPARGERALRDPFVPGYLIVRVPPLVFWTEVTTSTELSVWAASGGMESTLEDSVRFFQALLAGDVVSESALAEMRDTVPYLNGYGMGLGLNDRQLSCGGTAWFKHGALGTGHTSVTAVTDDGRFASLVTNAMVTTEVATARADAVLDAALCE; from the coding sequence ATGGGACCGAATCGACGACGGCTCGTCGGGATCGCGGGCGCCGTGACGCTCGCCCTCGGCGTCGCCGTGGCACCGCCCGCGGCCGTGGCGCAGGACGAGCACGCGGCGACCCAGGCGGCACTCGATCTCTACCGGGAGGTGGGCGGACCGGGCGCGGCCGTCTACGCGGGCGACGTCGAATCCGCGTGGACGCTGACCTCCGGAACCGCGAAGATCGGACAGCAGCGGCCGATCACGACGACCGACCACTTCCGACACGGAAGCCAGTCGAAGACGTTCACGGCGGCGGTGGTGATGCAGCTCGTCGACGAGGGGCTGGTCGCGCTGGACACGCCGATCGAGACCTACCTGCCTGGCGTGGTGACCGACAACTACGACGGCGGGGTCATCACCACGCGCCAGCTTCTCGCGCACACCAGCGGCATGGTGCGCGACCCCCGCGACGCTCGGCCGTCCCCGGACGGCACGTTCGAACTGGCCGAACTGGTGCGCTCCGCCATGGACGAGCCGCCGCAGGACGCCCCCGGCGCCTCGGTGCGGTACTCCAACGTCGGCTACCTGGTGCTGGGTCTGCTGATCGAGGAACTGACGGGCAAGCCGGTCGGCGACGTGATCACCGAGCGGATCATCGAGCCGCTCGGGCTGGAGGGCACGTCGTTCCCGGCTCGGGGCGAGCGCGCGCTGCGGGACCCGTTCGTGCCCGGCTACCTCATCGTCCGGGTCCCGCCCCTCGTGTTCTGGACCGAGGTCACCACCTCGACCGAGCTGTCGGTGTGGGCGGCCTCCGGCGGGATGGAGTCCACACTGGAGGACTCGGTCAGGTTCTTCCAGGCTCTCCTCGCCGGGGACGTGGTCTCGGAGAGCGCGCTCGCGGAGATGCGGGACACCGTGCCCTACCTGAACGGCTACGGCATGGGACTCGGCCTCAACGACCGACAGCTCTCCTGCGGCGGCACCGCCTGGTTCAAGCACGGCGCCCTCGGCACCGGGCACACCTCGGTGACGGCGGTGACCGACGACGGTCGATTCGCCTCCCTGGTCACCAACGCCATGGTGACCACCGAGGTGGCGACGGCACGGGCCGACGCGGTCTTGGACGCGGCGCTCTGCGAATGA
- a CDS encoding GmrSD restriction endonuclease domain-containing protein → MKATEATLQAILQGSKKFTIPLYQRSYRWGIEQLEQLWQDIISLLESDDTESHFMGSIVLSPSPSHTSSVPHWLVIDGQQRLTTLSILLCAIRDYAEEIDEELARNINSFYLKSKFNRNVHYKLVPTQIDRPSWNALVDKIHNTGGEDGIGVAYNFFRTKVAELAGSGYFEISEIEEAITTRLAFVEICTHEGDNAYRIFESLNDRGLKLTQGDLLRNYLFMRLSDRADRVYGNLWLPMQKMLTDQELVDLIWFDLILRGVDHPRLGSAYATQKNLLEAITEEDDIEAWISDLHYKAMMLRRVVHPNENATPELREALDRLQRWGSKTVHPVSLLVVISHDKGFITAQQASESLRILESYMVRQMLVGSRSTGNNIHFNNLAKMLGKKLPVVQNILPILSGQRRRFPTDEKIREALKFEPFYYKGRKAQQNFVLQSIEESFANSEPVDYTRSPLTVEHLLPQTLNEEWIRTLESDLGEYDSAAELHQALLHTLGNLTLSAYNGKLSNKSFREKSKILAASGLAMNKEISNYSSWGREQIEHRSELMIQRVLSIWPGPLDSEISIDKTQKIALMKQVLGAIPRGRWSSYGDIGQAVGVHHNTIGKWLSSIACKGGHRVLRLDGSHSNDARIAGYDSVEQISEELAAEGIIINGSDVANKKKYISGADLAKIAGIAPVEDPALDPFSEQKET, encoded by the coding sequence TTGAAGGCCACCGAAGCAACACTTCAGGCAATTCTTCAAGGGTCTAAGAAGTTCACAATACCCCTCTATCAACGATCTTACAGGTGGGGAATCGAGCAGCTGGAACAATTATGGCAGGACATAATCAGCCTCCTTGAATCAGACGACACGGAAAGCCATTTCATGGGTTCCATCGTCCTTTCTCCAAGCCCATCGCATACCTCGTCCGTGCCACACTGGCTCGTAATCGATGGACAGCAGCGCCTAACAACGCTAAGCATTCTCCTATGCGCAATAAGAGACTATGCAGAAGAAATCGACGAAGAGCTGGCCCGAAACATAAATTCATTCTACCTTAAAAGCAAGTTTAACAGGAATGTTCACTATAAGCTCGTGCCAACTCAGATAGACCGACCTTCCTGGAATGCCCTTGTCGACAAAATTCACAACACTGGAGGCGAAGACGGAATCGGCGTCGCATACAATTTCTTCCGAACGAAGGTAGCCGAACTGGCGGGTTCCGGGTACTTCGAAATCAGCGAAATCGAAGAAGCCATAACAACCCGGCTAGCCTTCGTTGAGATCTGCACACACGAAGGAGATAACGCTTATCGGATCTTCGAGTCACTGAACGACAGAGGACTCAAGCTTACGCAAGGCGACCTGTTGCGCAATTATTTATTCATGAGACTTTCAGACAGGGCTGACCGCGTATACGGAAACTTATGGCTTCCCATGCAGAAAATGCTGACCGACCAAGAGTTGGTGGATCTCATTTGGTTCGACCTCATCCTCCGCGGCGTTGATCACCCCAGATTAGGATCAGCATACGCAACACAAAAGAACCTGCTTGAAGCCATTACAGAAGAAGACGATATTGAAGCATGGATCTCAGATCTCCACTATAAAGCGATGATGCTAAGGCGCGTCGTCCACCCGAATGAGAACGCAACTCCTGAGCTGCGGGAAGCTCTAGATCGTCTTCAGCGATGGGGATCAAAAACAGTTCACCCAGTGTCACTCCTCGTCGTAATATCCCACGACAAGGGTTTCATCACTGCCCAACAAGCCTCGGAATCTCTCAGGATCCTGGAAAGCTACATGGTTCGCCAAATGCTCGTCGGATCAAGGAGCACAGGGAACAACATCCACTTCAACAACCTCGCAAAGATGTTGGGGAAGAAGCTTCCCGTAGTGCAGAACATTCTGCCAATCTTGTCTGGACAGCGAAGGCGATTTCCCACCGACGAGAAGATCCGCGAGGCATTGAAATTCGAGCCCTTCTACTACAAAGGCAGGAAGGCTCAACAGAACTTCGTGCTGCAAAGCATCGAGGAAAGTTTCGCGAATTCCGAGCCAGTAGACTACACCAGGTCACCACTCACCGTCGAGCATCTGCTTCCACAAACGCTCAACGAGGAATGGATTCGAACGCTGGAATCAGATTTAGGCGAGTACGATTCGGCAGCCGAGCTACACCAGGCACTACTGCACACCCTAGGCAACCTCACCCTGTCAGCGTACAACGGGAAGCTGTCCAATAAGAGCTTTCGAGAGAAATCGAAGATTCTCGCCGCCAGCGGCCTGGCAATGAATAAGGAGATCTCAAACTACTCAAGCTGGGGAAGAGAGCAGATCGAACACAGAAGTGAACTGATGATTCAGAGGGTTCTCTCCATCTGGCCAGGACCACTAGACTCCGAGATCTCCATCGATAAAACCCAGAAGATCGCTCTGATGAAGCAGGTCCTTGGAGCAATTCCACGCGGCCGTTGGTCATCTTATGGCGACATAGGACAAGCCGTGGGCGTCCACCATAACACCATCGGAAAATGGCTTTCCTCGATCGCATGCAAAGGCGGGCATCGAGTACTTCGCCTAGACGGCAGCCACTCAAACGACGCAAGAATTGCCGGATACGACAGTGTAGAACAAATCTCTGAGGAATTGGCCGCCGAAGGGATCATCATCAACGGATCCGACGTTGCAAACAAGAAGAAGTACATAAGCGGCGCCGATTTGGCGAAAATTGCGGGAATCGCACCCGTCGAAGATCCAGCACTTGATCCATTTAGCGAACAAAAGGAAACCTGA